A region of Candidatus Cloacimonadota bacterium DNA encodes the following proteins:
- a CDS encoding KH domain-containing protein, producing the protein MKEILEYIAKALVDDPSQVDVKEIVGEKVTIYELKVSKSDIGKIIGKRGRTAGALRTILNAVSTKQGKRSELEIVE; encoded by the coding sequence ATGAAAGAGATTCTAGAATATATCGCAAAAGCACTTGTTGATGATCCAAGTCAGGTAGATGTCAAAGAAATCGTTGGTGAAAAGGTAACTATCTACGAATTGAAGGTCTCAAAATCTGATATAGGAAAAATTATCGGTAAAAGAGGTCGTACTGCTGGTGCACTCAGAACTATTTTGAATGCTGTTTCTACAAAACAGGGAAAAAGATCCGAATTAGAAATAGTTGAGTAG
- the rpe gene encoding ribulose-phosphate 3-epimerase, whose translation MPRKVKIAPSILAADLSNIGEEIKKITAAQADLIHLDVMDGHYVPNLTFGAPLISKIAKLTSIPLDAHLMVLNPENYIEDLAAIGVRYISYHPETVYHNHRLIYQMKNMGIKVGWAINPGISESILEPVISDLDFVLLMSVNPGFSGQKFIPTVYDKIKNVRLMSKERSEFEIEVDGGVNNINAPKLIETGADILVAGAYIFNTNDYSLTIGRLRNVK comes from the coding sequence ATGCCAAGAAAAGTTAAGATAGCTCCGTCAATATTAGCTGCAGATCTAAGTAATATTGGTGAAGAGATAAAAAAAATTACTGCTGCTCAAGCAGATTTGATACATCTGGATGTTATGGATGGTCATTATGTACCAAATTTAACATTTGGTGCACCCTTGATATCCAAGATAGCTAAGCTGACTTCAATTCCACTCGATGCTCATTTGATGGTCTTGAATCCTGAAAATTATATCGAAGATTTAGCTGCTATAGGGGTGAGATACATTTCATATCATCCGGAAACAGTATATCATAATCACAGACTTATCTACCAAATGAAAAATATGGGTATAAAAGTAGGTTGGGCGATAAATCCCGGAATATCTGAAAGCATACTTGAGCCGGTTATATCTGATCTTGATTTTGTTCTACTTATGAGCGTCAATCCTGGTTTTAGTGGGCAGAAGTTTATTCCCACTGTTTATGATAAAATCAAGAATGTCAGGTTAATGTCTAAAGAAAGGTCTGAATTTGAAATAGAAGTTGATGGTGGAGTTAATAATATAAATGCACCAAAATTAATTGAGACGGGTGCTGATATCCTTGTTGCGGGAGCATATATCTTTAATACAAATGATTATTCGTTAACAATCGGGAGGTTACGCAATGTTAAATGA
- the ffh gene encoding signal recognition particle protein, whose amino-acid sequence MLNDLSSRMELIIKKLRGQGKLSEDNIKETMREIRRALLEADVNFKVVKDFVNTVQEKAIGTEVMKSLTPGQQLIKIVHQELIFLMGKEKFDLKIYDNKLTKIMMVGLQGSGKTTFCIKLANYLRKKGAVPLLAACDIHRPAAVQQLQTLGKQLDVPVVYDDSNNVRKIAEKSIALADKEMKNLLIFDTAGRMHLDQQMMNEVIELKQQVKPDFVLFVADAMTGQDAVNVASEFNRQLEFDAVVLTKLDGDARGGAALSIKAVTNKPIAFIGIGEKASDIEEFHSERMASRILGMGDILSLIEKAEASMDTEKAEKLNKRLQKNIFTLNDFYEQLQQLKKMGSMQQIMQMIPGVNAKMFDQTQFSEKETKRIEAIISSMTLKERENPDILNGSRRKRIADGSGTDIQSVNRLLKQYDQMKIMLKQFNQGNIKKAAFKFLK is encoded by the coding sequence ATGTTAAATGACCTTTCCTCCAGAATGGAACTGATAATTAAAAAACTAAGAGGACAGGGCAAGCTTAGCGAAGATAATATCAAGGAAACGATGAGAGAGATACGTCGGGCTCTTTTGGAGGCAGACGTTAACTTTAAAGTTGTTAAAGATTTTGTTAATACTGTGCAGGAAAAAGCTATTGGTACCGAGGTGATGAAAAGCTTAACTCCTGGACAACAGCTAATTAAAATTGTTCATCAGGAATTGATATTCTTGATGGGTAAAGAGAAATTCGATCTTAAAATCTATGACAATAAATTGACCAAAATTATGATGGTTGGCTTACAAGGATCGGGTAAAACCACCTTTTGTATCAAGCTGGCTAATTATTTGAGAAAAAAAGGGGCTGTCCCGTTATTAGCAGCTTGTGATATTCATCGACCGGCTGCGGTTCAACAATTACAAACTCTCGGAAAACAACTTGATGTTCCTGTTGTTTATGACGATAGTAATAATGTCAGAAAGATAGCTGAAAAGAGTATTGCTCTAGCTGACAAAGAGATGAAGAATCTTCTGATCTTTGACACTGCTGGAAGAATGCATCTCGATCAGCAAATGATGAATGAAGTTATTGAATTAAAACAGCAAGTTAAACCAGATTTTGTCTTGTTTGTTGCTGATGCCATGACCGGTCAGGATGCTGTAAATGTTGCCTCTGAATTCAATCGACAATTGGAGTTTGATGCTGTAGTTTTAACTAAATTGGATGGTGATGCCAGAGGGGGTGCTGCTTTATCTATCAAAGCGGTCACGAATAAGCCAATTGCCTTTATCGGGATAGGTGAAAAAGCTTCTGATATTGAAGAATTTCACTCTGAAAGAATGGCTTCTCGTATCCTTGGTATGGGTGATATTCTATCTTTGATCGAGAAAGCTGAAGCTTCAATGGATACTGAAAAAGCAGAAAAACTTAATAAAAGATTACAAAAGAATATTTTTACGCTCAATGACTTCTATGAACAACTGCAACAGTTGAAAAAAATGGGTTCTATGCAACAAATAATGCAAATGATACCCGGAGTAAATGCCAAGATGTTTGATCAGACACAGTTTTCAGAAAAAGAGACCAAAAGAATTGAAGCAATAATATCATCTATGACCTTGAAAGAGCGCGAGAACCCGGATATCTTGAACGGTTCCAGAAGAAAAAGGATTGCTGATGGTAGTGGCACTGATATTCAAAGCGTTAATAGGTTACTGAAACAATATGATCAAATGAAGATAATGTTGAAACAATTTAATCAGGGTAATATTAAGAAAGCTGCTTTCAAGTTTCTTAAATAA
- the trmD gene encoding tRNA (guanosine(37)-N1)-methyltransferase TrmD: MKIDILTIFPELFASFIDNGIVFRAREKKLLEINLHNIRSFTTDKHHQVDDYPFGGGAGMVMKPEPLYEAITSVLGEDKAPVVYFTPQGRLLNQDIISRYKDKERIIFLCGHYKEIDQRIRDMLVTDEISIGDYVLSGGEVPAMVMIDAVSRLIDGVIGDIESAMTDSHQRGLLGTPHYTRPAKFMDREVPDVLISGNHAEIDKWRQMKARELTMTRRPDLYYGKS; encoded by the coding sequence ATGAAAATTGACATCTTAACAATCTTTCCTGAATTATTTGCTAGTTTCATCGATAACGGTATTGTCTTTCGTGCTCGAGAGAAGAAATTGTTAGAAATAAATCTGCATAATATCAGAAGCTTTACCACCGATAAACATCATCAGGTAGATGATTATCCTTTTGGTGGTGGAGCTGGGATGGTAATGAAGCCGGAGCCTCTGTATGAAGCGATTACATCGGTATTGGGTGAAGATAAGGCACCGGTTGTCTATTTTACGCCGCAAGGACGATTATTAAATCAAGATATCATTTCTCGTTATAAAGATAAGGAGAGAATCATTTTTCTCTGTGGTCATTATAAAGAAATAGATCAGAGAATAAGAGATATGTTGGTAACGGATGAGATATCAATCGGCGATTATGTCCTCTCAGGAGGAGAAGTACCAGCGATGGTGATGATCGATGCCGTTTCTCGTCTCATAGATGGTGTTATTGGGGATATTGAGTCGGCAATGACAGATTCTCATCAGAGAGGATTGTTAGGGACCCCACACTATACGAGACCAGCAAAGTTTATGGATAGAGAAGTTCCGGACGTTTTAATTTCAGGGAATCATGCTGAGATTGACAAGTGGCGTCAAATGAAGGCGAGAGAACTTACTATGACTAGAAGACCG
- a CDS encoding DUF721 domain-containing protein, with the protein MALDKLDTPLQKLLVKILGEENRDYISICFYWETIVGKYIAENSYVSSIEKKTLFVGVANSVIKQELSLISDQLKERIKKKLKIEIKDIVFYIKDDAKKS; encoded by the coding sequence ATGGCTTTAGATAAGCTGGATACCCCATTACAGAAACTTTTAGTCAAAATATTGGGAGAAGAGAATAGGGATTACATCAGCATCTGTTTTTATTGGGAAACAATTGTTGGAAAGTATATTGCAGAAAACTCCTATGTATCTAGTATTGAAAAAAAAACCTTATTTGTAGGTGTAGCTAACAGTGTGATTAAACAAGAACTAAGTTTGATCAGCGATCAATTAAAAGAAAGGATAAAAAAGAAACTAAAGATTGAAATCAAGGACATAGTATTCTATATAAAGGATGATGCCAAGAAAAGTTAA
- the rplI gene encoding 50S ribosomal protein L9 — protein MRVILLESIEKLGKVGSVVKVADGYARNFLIPRNYAVIADKKNLQKIEAIKLVAEKKELEHINALKALAQKIEGIELVYQRKADENDHLYGSVSDVDIVQSLKEKGFEIHKSMIRGEKHIKALGDYDVGIHLASDVDANIKVIVENEE, from the coding sequence GTGAGAGTTATTTTATTAGAGAGTATAGAGAAGCTTGGAAAGGTGGGTTCAGTAGTTAAAGTAGCCGATGGCTATGCACGGAATTTTTTAATCCCGAGAAACTATGCTGTTATAGCTGATAAGAAGAATTTACAAAAAATTGAAGCAATAAAGCTTGTTGCCGAGAAGAAAGAGCTGGAACATATTAATGCCTTAAAGGCATTAGCACAGAAGATCGAGGGTATCGAACTTGTTTACCAGAGAAAAGCAGATGAGAATGATCATCTTTATGGTTCAGTATCTGATGTAGATATCGTTCAATCGTTAAAAGAGAAAGGATTTGAGATTCATAAATCCATGATTAGAGGTGAGAAACATATAAAAGCACTTGGTGACTATGATGTTGGAATTCATCTTGCCAGCGATGTTGATGCCAATATAAAAGTAATTGTTGAAAATGAAGAATAA
- the rpsP gene encoding 30S ribosomal protein S16 encodes MVRLRLKRMGAKDQPFYRIVAVDSRWKRDGKYIEALGYYDPKTDPYTLQLDEEKAMKWLKDGAQPSDTVRALFRKAGVLKKFHEYKYVKQSDSSVNESNGEKE; translated from the coding sequence ATGGTTAGGTTGAGATTGAAAAGAATGGGAGCAAAGGATCAGCCTTTTTATAGGATAGTAGCAGTGGATTCCAGATGGAAAAGAGATGGAAAATATATTGAAGCTTTAGGGTATTATGATCCTAAAACCGATCCATATACATTGCAACTTGATGAAGAAAAAGCCATGAAATGGCTTAAAGATGGTGCGCAACCATCGGATACAGTTCGTGCTTTGTTTAGAAAAGCTGGCGTTCTGAAGAAATTTCATGAGTACAAATACGTTAAACAGTCAGATTCATCTGTGAATGAATCAAACGGAGAAAAGGAGTAG